The DNA window CCGTGGATTTGGCCGAGCTGGTTGCCGTTCGGTCCGGCCAATCATCGGGCGGTACAGCGTTTTCGGACGCATTCAGCCGCACTGAGTTGGGTCTGGATTACACCACATTCAAGACCGGTCCGGTGGCGGATCTGGTGGTCGTCGACGGCCAGGTGCAACTCAATCGCGTCGGCGACAAGAACACAGGCAATGTTGTCGCCCTGTCGAAAACCGTGACAGGCGCCGATGATCAACGTGTATCCGTGGTAGTTGGCCGGATGCAGGAGGCCTATAACGCCGCTGCTCAGATCGTCGTCCGCTCCGCTGCGGATCTGTCGACTTTCGTCTACGCCCGCATCTATCGGGACAGCATCCATCTCGGTTGGGGCACGCGCAGTGGGGGCACCACCGTGTACAACAACTGGAGACCCCCGGTATCGACCGCGGTCAATACCGGCGACACCGTCACCATCGAAGCCGTGGGCCGCACCTACAAGGTTCTGGTGAACGGCGTTCTCGTCATCGGTCACACGGATGGGGATACCGCCGACGCCCCCCAATCTCCGATCGGAGCGAACAACCGGTCCTTCGGGTTCGGCTGCCAGTACTACTGGAACGGACTGTTCGGATATTTCTCGTTCGCGATCAACGCACTCACCGCGGCAGATCTCTCTTCGCCGTCGATCGTCGGCACCGGGTGGTCGCTGTACCGCCTCAGCTCCGTCGCTGTCGCTCAGCCGGCCGGTGAAGCGCGCCTGGCAGCAGACACTTTTGATACTGTCGGCCCCGCCAAAAACATCGCCGTACCCGATCTCGGACGCGGCGAGGTGCAGATAGAGAAGGCGGGTTGGTACGCGATCACGACCGCGTATGCCCTGTCTTCGTCTACCACCGGAGCGCGGGTCGGACTGTGGACCACGCCTGCGCCCGGCGGATCCTGGTCGTTGTCTAGGGTCGGTGCTCGCACGGCCGACGACACGGCGTCCAAAAGCATCGGCAGCTCATTCACGGTCTTCCTGCAGCAGGGATCGGTGGTGGCGCCAGGTTACTACCTCGGTGGCAAGAATGGGTTCGTCGGCACGGCAACCTATTTCGATGGCGCATTGCTGAGCTACTGATGGAGCCTGACTGTGACCTCACCTGACAAATACGTCCCCGCCGGCGCGTACGTCGGCGACGCGGCGGCCTCGAACAACATCGGCAACCTCCAGAAACTGACCTGGGAGGGTGCCCGCGAGTCGATGGTCTCCGGCGTCATCGGCTCGTTCGCGGGCGTGACCACCATCGGCGGCAACTGGAAGGCGATCACCGACACATCCCAAACCGCCACCACAACAGCGCAAACCCGCTCCTCCGAGGCAAACTCCACCGCCGCCAGTGCGCAGGTGGTTGCCGATGCCAACAAAGCCACGATCGAGGCACTGAAGCCGCCGTCGCCTGGCGAACAAATCGGTGGTACAACGTTTTCTGATGACTTCGAGCGCACGGTGCTCGGTTCCGGCTACACCACCCACAAATTTGGTCAAGTCGCGGACCTGACCATTGTCGGCGGTCAGGTTCAGCTGAACCAGCAAGGTGACAAGGGAACCGGCAACGTCGTCGCACTGTCGAAGATGGTGCTGCGAAGCGACGATCAAGCAGTCTCCGCGGTAATGGGCCGCGCGAATCAGGCCGGCACAGTCAGTACCTCGCTCTTCATTCGTGCCGCGCCCGACCTGGCCACCTTCGTCTTCGCCGACGTACTTGCCAATGAAGTGCGGCTCGGACGAGGCACCCGCACAACCGGGCTGAACTACACCAGATGGGGCACCGCGGCAGTTACCGTCCGAACCGGCGATACCGTGACCCTGAGCGCGATCGGCGCGAGCTACCAGGTGCTGCTCAACGGGGTCCCTGTCTTGGCTTACATCGACAGCGTCGAGAGCTCACCCGTCGGGGTGGGGAACAGGTCTTTCGGATTCGACAGCCAGTACTATTGGTCGGGCTTGTTCGGGTATTTCTCCTTTGCCGTCGCCGCGTTGACGGCTAGTGACCTCGCGTCCCCTCCGGTCACCGGTGTCGGCTGGGCGCTGGCCCGCATCAGTTCCACGAATGCGCCCCAGCCAGCGGGCTCCCGTGTCGTCGCGGCAGGTACCTTCGACACCGTTCGGCACAGCTCGGCAGTGACGGTCTCTGCCCTGGGGCCCGGGCAAGTTCAGGTGCCGGTCTCAGGTTGGTACCGGATGAGCCTCGGCCTGTCCTACGCCAAGGCGCTGACCGCCGAGATCGCGGCCGACCTCTGGTGGGCCCCAAGTTCCGGCGCGACGTGGCGGCAGTTGCGCACCGGGCCCAAGACCGTTCAGCTTCGGGTCGAGAGCACCGAATACGTGACCCTCTACTACGGGTACGCCTCGAGCGTCGAGGCCACATTCGTCGTCTACCTGCCCGCGGGGGCAGTCGTCGCTCCTGGCTACAGCTCCACTGTCAATAACAATCTCGTCGGCTCCAACACCTATTTCGACGGGGCCCTGATCAACCGTACCTAGCCGGTGCCCAACTCAACACCGAGGCCTTCGCAGGGCCGACTTGATCGAGCCCCCACCCGTTGGCGATCCTACTAACCTCCTGGAGTCCACAATGGCGCAAAGCCATCACCTGCCGACAGTGCCCAGGTTCGAAGGGACCTGATGCCTGTTCTCGAAACCACGCTGGTCAGCGCCGCCACCTTCCTGGGCGGCTCCGGCGCCACCAGCTTCTACTCCTGGCTGCGGGCCCGGAATGCTCAACCAGCACAGACTATTCGACACGAAGTATCCGCCGCCAAACAGGTCAACGACATCGCCTTGGCGACCCTGTCCCGTGTGTCGGAAGAACTGCGAGTCGTCTCCCTGCGGCTCGACGGCGTAGAGGCCGCGCAGGCCGCGTCCATGCAGGAATTGGACCGTGTCACCGGCCTCTTCCGCGAGGCGCTCGCGGTACTGCGCGGCGTAATCGAAGCGGCCCAGCACGGCCGCATCCCGGAACTGAACCTGTCCAAAGAACTCATGGACGAGGTCGAACACAGCGAAGGAATCACATGACATCTCCGATCGACCCCGGATACCTCGGCTACCAGCCAAAGATCGAACCACTCAAACTCACCACCGGCGCCGGCTTCGTGCAGACCATTCAGCCCTCCGGTGGGGCCGTATTCCCAGCCGGAACAACCGTTTCCATCGTGCTCACCGCGCCCGGCGGCGCATCGCTGGGTACCTGGCCCGCCACGGTCACCCCGACCGCGGCCAGCTGGACCGTTCCCGCGGCCACATCCGATCCGATCCCCACCAATTCGCGCTACACGATGTTGGTCACCTACACGACCACCCCAGCCACCACCTACGCCTGGTACGTCGGCTCCGTCATCCGCAACTGACCTCATTCGCCGCTCGACAACCGCGAAACTCATTGCATAAACAATCTTCAAGGAGAACATCATGGCTATTGCTGTTACGTCGACCAAGAACGCTCTGTGCGTGGCATACGCCAATACCGCGCCCACAGTGTACGTTTCGGTCCACACCGGCGACCCGGGCCCCACCGGCCTCGCGGAAGCCTCGGGTGGTTCGCCGGCCTATGCCCGCGTGGCCACCACGTGGGGCGCGCCGGCCAACGGCCAGATCACCGGCAGCCAGGTCACCGTGAACCTGCCCGCCGGCACCTACACCCACGCCGGTCTGTGGAGCGCCGCCACCGGCGGTACGTTCATCGACAAGGTTGCGATCGCCCCGACCACGCTGGGAGCGCAGGGCACTCTGCTGATCACCCCGACCTTTGCCGTGAGCTGATCCACCTCTTCGATTTGGAGGCTGCTATGTCAGCACCAGCACAGGCGATCGTGGCCACAGTGCCCACGCGACCGACGGTGCTCACCGCGGTCGCGGCGCCACCGACGACGGTAGTGGCACTGCCGCGGTCGCCGGTCAGCCGGGTCGACGGTGCGCGGGTCCCGATCATTCCGGCGTTCGTTTACGCCGCGTTCGGCGGAACCGCCACCCCAGCCGTGATGTGCAAGCCCTCGGCCAAGCTCGTCACCGAGGCGACCGGGCTCGGATCTTTGACCTTCGCTACGAAACCCGCAACGCGGGCGACTCCTTCGCTCGGCAGTGGAGGATCGGCAACGGCGCGTGTCGCTGTAGGGCCCGGCGGCCAGGTTGTCCTGGCCGCGGGCTTCGGCGCCGCGGTGGCGGCCCGTACCGCCAACGCGGTCACCACTGCCACCGGCGACCTTTCGGTCGCGATCGGACCGTAATTCGGTACTCCTTCCCTAACTCCGTGCACGCGGGCGGCACCACCTCTAGTGGTGCAGTCATTCACGACGCCGGGGGGATCGTGTTCTACATGTGCCGCGCTCAACCTTTGGTTTTGAGCGCGGCACATGTCTTTTCTCGACTTGTCACAGGGCGGTCGACGAACCACGCCTGGCGCAAGTTCTTTCCATTGCCGGATCGAAGGGTCTTGGGGCAATGTCATCGGAACGGTCGATTGTCGCAGGGTGGCGGCACGTGCGAACTCGGCGAAGGCGTCTCTAGTCCTTCACCAACCGGATCGCCGGAACGGCGACATGTCCTACGCTGGGCCTGCACCGCGCCCTTCAACCTGACGTGGGTGGCGATCGGTGGAGGATTCGACGGCCCCAACCCGTACAACATCATGAACTTCGTCCGGCGGGTTCCGGCTGGCGCGTGCCTGACATCCGCGACGCTCTTGCCGTCTGTGCTCCCTGTCGACGCGATGGCGATCACATTGGGACTACGCACCCGCTGCGGCAACGAGGACAACCATCCGCGGACGGAGGGGCAGAAGATGACTTCGGTCCAGCAGATCCGGCGACTGGTCAGAGTGGCGGACGAGCTGGGTCGTGAATTGGCCACGGCAAGAAGGCACGGGGCATCAGCCTGCTCGGAACCATGTCCACCGACGCGGACGAAACCCTCGCCGAGCTCAGGTACGCCCAGACCCGGCGGCTTGGCCTGGGAGGCACGCACCGCGGCCCACCCGGCTGCTCTCGTTCTCTGCGACGAGAACGCCGATCGGGTAGGAACGAGTCATGGCTACCTACAGAGTTCTCGATCCTCATGGAAGTGTCGTCGCGACGGACGATTTCGACAGCGCGCAGGAGGCGCACGCATGGTTCGTCGACAACAAGGCGGACAACTCGGAGCTGGGCTGGCGGATGGAAGTCGAGCACGACGGTGAATGGTCGTTCTTCGACGACTCCGAGGGCACCTCGGAGTAGGAACACTTCTGCGGCCGGTCGGCGGTAGGCCGCAAACCGGGCACGTTCGGGTACCGGGAGCGCACAATGTGCGTACAGCCTGGGAACTCGAGCGGAGGTGCCCGCATGTCGACACGGACGATCGACGGCCGTCGGGTTGCGGTGAGCAGACTCGACAAGGTGCTCTACCCGGCCACGGGTACCACCAAGGGCGAGGTGATCGACTACTACACCGCGATCGCCCCGGCTATGCTGCCGCACGTCGTCGACCGGCCGGCCACTCGGAAACGGTGGCCCAACGGGGTCGACGAGCCGGCGTTCTTCGAGAAGAACCTGGCTGCGTCGGCGCCCGACTGGATCACCACGCACGCCGTGCACCACAAGGACCGCACGGTGCGCTACCCCGTCGTCGATTCCACCGCGGCTCTGGTGTGGATCGGGCAGCAGGCCGCGCTGGAAGTGCATGTGCCGCAATGGCAATTCGTGAACGGTGAGCCCGGACCCGCCACGCGGCTGGTGTTCGACCTGGACCCCGGGGAGGGGGTCGGGCTGCCCGACTGTGCGCGCGTCGCCTTCGCGGTGCGCGATCTCGTGGCCACCCTCGGCTGGACCGCCTACCCGGTCACCAGTGGCAGCAAGGGAATTCACGTCTACGTGCCGCTCGACCGCACCCTCGCCCCCGGTGGGGCGTCGACGGTTGCCCGCAAGGTGGCCTCGAGTCTGGAGCAACTTCACCCCGACCTGGTGACCGCGACCATGGCGAAATCGGTCCGCGCCGGAAAGGTGTTCCTGGACTGGAGTCAGAACAATCCCGCCAAGACCACGATCGCGCCGTACTCCCTGCGCGGGCGCACCGAACCCACGGTCGCGGCACCGCGCACGTGGGAGGAACTCGAGGATCCGGACCTACGGCACCTGCGCTTCGACGAGGTGCTCGACCGGTTCCGCCGCGACGGAGACCTTCTCGTCGATCTCGACGACCGGATGGACGCCCTCAGCGAATACCGCCGCAAGCGTGACCCTGCGCGCACACCCGAACCCATTCCGCGGACCGCGGCCGAAGGCGGCGAAGGCAACTCGTTCGTGATCCAGGAGCACCACGCCCGGCGCCTGCACTACGACTTCCGCCTCGAACGGGACGGTGTCATGGTCTCGTGGGCGGTGCCGCGCGGGCTCCCGACGTCGTCGAAGGAGAATCGGCTGGCGGTGCACACCGAGGACCACCCGCTCGAGTACGCGAGCTTCTCCGGGTCTATCCCCAAGGGCGAGTACGGCGGCGGCACGGTGAGCATCTGGGACGCCGGCACCTACGAGCCGGTGAAATGGCGCGACGACGAGGTGATCGTGCGCCTGTTCGGGGAGCGCGCGCAGGGGCAGTTCGCGCTCATCCGGACCAAGGGCGACCAGTGGCTGATGCACCGGATGAAGAACGAGGACACCGGCGGTGGCACCGGCGACCTGCCGCGGGGCCTGCAGCCGATGCTCGCGACCGCGGGCAGTGTCGAGGGCCTGGACCCGGACGAGTGGGCGTTCGAGGGGAAATGGGACGGTATCCGGCTTCTCGTCGAGTTCGACGGAAGCGACCTCACCTTGAGGGGTCGTGCCGGCAACGACGTCACCGACCGCTACCCGGCGCTGCAGTCGCTGGTGCACACCCTCGCCGGGCATCGCGTGGTTCTCGACGGCGAGGTCGTGAGCGTGGACGCCGCCGGCCACACCGACTTCACCGCGCTGCAGGCCGGGGAGGCGGCGCGATTCTGGGCCTTCGACATCCTCCATCTGGACGGGGTGTCGCTGCTGCGCAAGAAGTACGACGATCGACGGCGCGTGCTCGAGGCGCTGGCCACCGCGGTCGACGGCCTCGAGGTCCCACCCCGACTCAGCGGTCCGGTGGAGAGCGTCGTCGAGCAGGGACAGCACCTCGAGGGCATCGTCGCCAAGCGGCGCGACTCCGTCTACCTCCCCGGTAAACGCGGGACCGCCTGGATCAAGACCAAGAACTGGCTGACGCAGGAGGCCGTCATCGGGGGCTGGGTCCGCGGCCGAGGCGCCCGCGAGGGGCGCCTCGGTGCGTTGCTGCTGGGAGTGCCGGCCGCGGGCGGCCTCCGCTACGTCGGGCGGGTCGGCACGGGCTTCAGCGAACGAGACCTCGACCGCCTGGCGGGACTGCTCTCGCCCCTCGAGCGCAAGACCAGCCCGTTCGCGGGGGAGGTCCCGGACGTGCGCGGACGCGAGACGGTCTGGGTGACACCGAAGCTGGTCGGCGAGGTGCGGTTCCGTGACCGCACCGACGCCGGCCGGCTACGGCACCCGAGCTGGCGGGGTCTGCGTGAGGACAAGCGCGCGGACGACGTTCACGACGAGTCCCGCTGAGAGGAATCGTGGTCGGCCCCGCCACCGGGGCGTCCGCGGAGTTCGGTCAGGTGCTTGCGCTGCTCGAGCAGTTCCCGGCGTTCGTCCTCGAGTGCGAGGATTTCTCGCACGCCGATGAGGTTGACGCCGAGATCGACCAATTCCCCGATGCGCCTGACACGTTCGACGTCGTCCGGGCTGTAACGCCGGGTGCCGCCGTCGGTGCGGCCGGGATCGATCAGCCCGCGCCGTTCGTACAGGCGCAGGGTCTGAGGCCCGACGCCGGACAGCTCGGCGGTGACGGAGATTCCGTACACGCCGTGCGAGGACGGCGGTCGGGACAGAGGTTTCGAGGTAGTTGAAGTCACGGGGGGTACCTCCCTTCTCGGGGTCGGTCGGACCGGAATGCCCGCGGACGTCGATGGGCTAGGCGGCGCCCTCCACGAGCGGAATGGGCCGGCCCAGGTCGACTTCGACAGGCGCCCACGAGCCGGCCGTTTCGAGTTGCTCGACGGCGCGGCCGTACGCGCCCATGAGGCCGTGGTCGGCCTCGGTCGCGAGGAGCTTCGCGCCCGTCGCCGACTGCTGGTACACCCCGACGGTCCACAGCTCGTCTTCGCTGCGGGTGTCGGAGAGTCCGCCGTTCGTGTTGGACGCGACGAGGAAGCGACCGAACTCGAAGTCGGCACGAATCACATACCCGGTCCCCATCAGATCTACGCATGCGGGCAGGTGCGTCGCTGCTGCGAAAGCGATGAGGGCATCGGTGTAGAGGTCGGTGAAGTACTCGTGGTTGCGCGACATGGCGTTCGTCTCTCTCGTCCGGCCTCGCCAGGCGGCGTGGCGATCGTTCTCCTCGGTGTGAGCACCGCGCCTCCGGGGAGGCGCCCGCTTCCTTTCGTTCGAGATGCATCTAGTCTTCTGAAGATCTTGCAATAAATCTATATCATCGGACACAGATAAGTTGGTTTGGTGTCCGACCGTCCGGTCGGGACGGGCGACTAGGGATCGGTGATGTGGTGAGTGTTCGGGCCGTTACGGACGAATGGGATGGGGTCGACTGCCTGGTCGGTCGTCCCCTCGCGGGCGGCGTGATCTGCTGGATGTTGGCAGCCGGGCTGTTCATGTTCGGGATCGCCGTCACGGGAACGATGTCGGCCGGGATCGCGGGTGCACTGTTCGCAGTCGCGTCCGGTTCGGTGGTTCGAATGCGCCCGCGGGCGCGACGGGTACCCGCGGCGGTGCCGGTGGCGGCCGGTGTCGGCGATGTCCGTGTCGACGCGGCATGACGGTGCATACGATCGGTGGGACAACGTCCGCGTGACCCGACCGAGGGGGTAGCACCGATGGTGAACCCGGCATCCGGACAGTGGTACGACCGGAGCGGGCGGCCGATTCCCGCGGCCGACGCCCAGCGACTCCTGGCGACGCCGGGGTACGACCGGGTCCGCTGCGTGACGGTGCTCGACATGGGCGACCTCGACTGGATCCGCGACGTCGCGACGGTGTGGCTGGGCATGGACCTGGCGGGCGAGTCCCACGTACCGATGATCTTCGAGACCGCCGTCTTCGATCGCGACCACGAGCTCCTCGAATCCCGTAGGCACGCGACCGAGGCGGACGCCGTGGCCGTACACGAACGCCTGGTCGCCGCGGCCTGTGCCGAGGCGATCGACCCGGTGGTGCTGGACACGCTGAGCTCTCCGTGAACGCAACGTCGCTGCGGAGCCGATCCCGCGGTGACGCAGGCGCATCCGGCCCTCGATTCCGTTGGGTGGAACTCACGGGGGCTGCGAACGCGGCGTGTGAGATGTTTCGCGGAATGCGACCGTGTCCCTCGGTCGCCTCCGAGTCGAGGAGCCGCCGATGCTCGCCGCGTACCACACCCGCCAGGGTGGCCCGGACGTCCTGTGCGTGGGCGAGGTGCCCGATCCGGTCCCGGGGCCGACCGACGTCCTGATCCGCGTGAAGGCGGCGGCGCTCGACCGGGTCGACGTGTACTGGCGGGAGGGCTCACACGGGATGCGCGTCACCCCGCCGCACATCGGGGGCCGGGACGTGGCCGGCACGGTCGTGGCGGTGGGGGAGGCGGCGCAGCGCACGTACCCGGATCTCGTGCCGGGCGCCGACGTGGTGGCGATCGGCCGCCGGGGCACCCACGCCGAACTGGCGGTGGTCCCGGCCGTGTGGACGTTGCCGCTGCCCCCGGGGTGCTCGTACGAGGAGGCCGCCGCCGTCCCCACCGCCGGACGCAGCGCCTACGACGCGCTGGTCAATCGGGCGGCGATACGCCCCGGCGAGGACGTGTTGATCTTCGCCGGCGGAAGCGGGGTGGGCAGCTTCGGCATCCAGATCGCCCGCGAGGCCGGCTGTCGCGTCATCACGACGGTGGGCCGGTCCGAGAAGCGCTCGCGGGCACTGGACCTCGGTGCGGTGGCCGTGATCGACCACTACCGCGAGGACATCGTCACCCGGATCCGAGACCTCACGGCCGGTGCCGGCGTACACGTGGTGCTCGACCACGTCGGCGCCCCGGTGTTCGCAGACGCCATCCGTTCGCTGCGGCCCTTCGGGCGGTACGTGACCACCGGTGTGACCGCGGGTCACCTTGCCGAACTCCATCTCGGCCGGGTGTTCGAGCACGGCTTGTCGGTTCTCGGCGTGGGTCGGCCGGACGAGCAGCGGGTTCGCCAGGTGCTGACCGAGCTGTTTCGACTGGTGGCGCAGGGTTCCGTCGGTCCCGTTGTCCACGAAGTGTTTCCGCTCGACCGGATCGCGGAGGCGCACCGGCTCATGGAGTCGTCCGACTTCTTCGGGAAGATCGTTCTGTCCGTCTGAAAGGTTCGCTGGATGTACGAGTTCGTCGTTCACGGTGCCCACCTCATGCAGTTCGCGCGGGCGATCGGGGACACCGCGTCTGCGTTCGAGGACGTCGATCTGATCGACCGCACGGGAACGGGCGCGCTCGTCGCGCCACCCACGTTCCTCATGGCCGCGGATCACTTCGATCCGGAGTACGCCCGCCGCCCGCGGCCGGGTGTGCCGTGGCTGGGGGCGCAGCCGCGTGGGCGCGAGCAGCCGTCCGGGTTCCATCTCGAGCAACACTTCACATTCCACCGCCCGATCCGCGCGGGGGACCGACTGGTCGCCGACTCGCGTCCGGGAGCCTCGTGGGAGAAGAGTGGCCGTCGTGCCGGCACGATGACGTTCACCGAGATCCTCACCGACTACCGGGACTCGGACGGCGCCACGGTCGCCACCGCGCGCTGGGTGTCGGCGATGGTCGAGCGCAAGCCCACACTCCCGTCGCTGCCGACCGCTCCGGTCGCGGCGACGCTGCACCGGGGAGGCGAATCGACCTCTGGTGCAGACGGGTTCGCGGTGGGCAGCGTGTGGGCCACCCGGCTGGTCGAGGACCTCTCGCGGGCACAGCTCGTCATGTATGCCGGCGCCTCGGGCGACTTCCATCCCCTGCACAGTGACGACGTCTATGCGCGGGACCGGGGGTATCCCGGCGTCTTCGCGCACGGCATGCTCACCATGGGCATGACGGGACGGGCGATCACCGACCGCGTCGGCCATGCGAACGTGCTGTCGTTCGGTGGCCGCATCCTCTCGCAGGTGTGGCCCGGCGACACCCTCACCGCGCGCACCGAAGTCACCGGTCTGCGCGAAGACGACGAACGCGCAGCAGTTGCCGATCTCGCCGTCGTCACCGTGAACCAGAGCGGCGCGCGGGTGTTCAGCGGGGTGGCCGTGGTGGGGATCGAGGGCCTGCGCGACTCTTGATCAAGAGTCGTCGCGCCAACTGCGGCGAGGGCTCGGACCGACCCAAACTGTGTCACGCGGGGCGCGGGCTTTCGGCGATAACGTACTTTTCCGGCTTTTGTTGTGCTGTACTTCCTGCTCAAAGTGGGTGTCAGGCAAACAGGGGGGTTGGGGAAATGGAATTCGCCGACGCGATCAACACACTCGCCGGCAAGGTTCGTGACCGGAAGAGTGAGATCCTCACCGAGGAGGCGACGAAGAACGCGCTCATCATGCCGTTCATCTCGTCAGTGCTCGGGTATGACGTCTTCGACCCCTCGGAAGTCGTTCCGGAATTCGTCGCCGACGTGGGCGTCAAAAAAGGGGAGAAGATAGACTATGCCATCAAGAAAGATGGCGAAGTCCAAATCTTGATCGAGTGCAAGAAGGTCGGCGAGGCGCTCAGCCTTCAGCACGCTTCTCAGCTCTTCCGCTACTTCGCAGTGACCTCCGCCCGTATCGCGATTCTGACGAACGGGCAGGTGTATCAGGTCTATACGGACGGTGATGCTCCGAACCGCATGGACGAGAAGCCGTTCCTGGTGTTCGATCTCCTCGACGTCGACCGCGCTCTCGTAGCGGAGGTCCAGAAGTTGTCGAAGGAGTCCTTCGATCTCGAATCAGTCATCAGCGCGGCCGAGGAGCTCAAGTACATCGGCCTGGTCAAACGAGCGCTTGCCAATGAAATCAAGGAACCGACGGACGACTGGATCCGGTACTTCGTCGCGAGGGTGTACGACGGCAAGGCAACCCAGCGTGTCGTCGACCAGTTCCGCGGACTCGTGGCGAAAGCGGCGAGCCAGTACATCACGGACCAGGTGAATGACCGCCTCAAGAGTGCACTGGGCGAAGAATCCGGAGGCGTGCAACCCGCGACCACGCACGTTGAAGTCGTCGATGTCATCACTCACGACGAAGCCGTGGCGCTGGATGGTCCTGACCCGGATATCGTCACGACCGACGAGGAGCTGGAAGGCTTCAATATCGTTCGGGCGATCGCCGTAGCGGTCGTGGCGCCCAATCGGGTCGTGTATCGCGACTCGAAGTCGTACTGCGCGATTCTCTTGGACGACAACAACCGTAAGCCGATCATTCGGCTGCATCTGAACGGCAAATCAGTGAAGTTCGTGACGACCTTCGAAGCTGGGAACAAGGTCGGGACCCGGCATGACATCGAGACGGTCGTGGACATCTACAAATTCGCCGAGGTGATCAGATCCACGGTTCGTCAGTACGACCGAACCGCCGACGGAATCCTTGCCGGAGCTTCGGAGGAGTGAGTGGGGTGCCCTCGGCAGGATTCGAACCTGCGACACCGGCTTTAGGAGAGCCGTGCTCTATCCCCTGAGCTACGAGGGCGGGGGCGCAGCGTAGCGCGTTGGCACTGCTCCGCAGTTAGGGAGTGTAGCGGCCGGAGGCCGGTGCTGATGAATCGGTCGCGTCGCCGGGCATACCCGGCGAGGCCCGCGTGCGGTCATCCGTCGAGCCGCGCCCCCGGCGCGGGCCGAGGCGTCGCGCACGTGCGCTCCCTCCCCACCGCAGGCAGCTGACGCCCATGCGGCAGCCCGAGCGCGACCGCCTCGCAGCACCGATGCCGGGTTCGAGAAATAAAGATCAGGTAACGGTGGCCAAGACGTATATGGATTTGTTACTTTGGCCCGGCAGCAAGATCGAGTGCACTCCGGAGTGTGCGGCCGAAGAATCCGATTGACGAGGTAAGTGACTGTGGGACGCCATCGCCGGATGTCATCCGACGCTGTTCTCATCGAGCTCGACCCGACCGCCCCGCGGGGTCGGCACCGCGGTGAGACCTCAGGCCCCGGGGCCGGGGTCAAGGCCGCGACGGTGGCCGCGGCCACGGGTGCAATCCTCACCGCCGGCGCGCAGCTCGGAGCCGGATCCGCAGCCGCGGAGCCGGTCGGGGCCCCGGCTCAGCTCCAGCTCCCCGAGGGGCTCCTGCCCGCCGGGATCCAGCTTCCGGAATTGCCGCCGCTGCCCGACCTCTCGCAGATCCAGCTCCCCGTGCTTCCCCCGGCGGCGACGCCGCAGCAGATGATCGACGCCGTCGAGGCCGTGCAGATCCCGGCCGGCCTCCCGCAGGTCGAGGACGCCGTCCGCGCGATCGGCGATGCCGCAAGGGCCGCGCTCGGCTCCACCGGCGTCGCGCCGCGTGCCGTCAAGCCCGTCTCCGGAACTCTGACGTCCGACTTCGGTCCGCGATGGGGTGAGCGCCACAACGGCCTCGACATCGCCGCCCCGATCGGCACGCCCGTCCACGCTGCAGCCGACGGCGTCGTCGTCGACGCCGGTCCGGCCTCCGGCTTCGGTCTCTGGGTCCGCGTCAAGCACGACGACGGCACCACCACGGTCTACGGGCACATCAACGACTACCAGGTCGGTGTCGGCCAGCGCGTCGTCGCGGGCCAGCAGATCGCCACCGTCGGTAACCGTGGCCAGTCCACCGGCCCGCACCTGCACTTCGAGGTGTGGAGCGCGAACGGCACCAAGATCGACCCGTCGACGTGGCTCGAGGAGCGCGGCGTCGCCGTCACGTGGCGCGGAGCCTCGACCACCATGTGAGTCGCAGC is part of the Rhodococcus sp. SGAir0479 genome and encodes:
- a CDS encoding type I restriction endonuclease, which translates into the protein MEFADAINTLAGKVRDRKSEILTEEATKNALIMPFISSVLGYDVFDPSEVVPEFVADVGVKKGEKIDYAIKKDGEVQILIECKKVGEALSLQHASQLFRYFAVTSARIAILTNGQVYQVYTDGDAPNRMDEKPFLVFDLLDVDRALVAEVQKLSKESFDLESVISAAEELKYIGLVKRALANEIKEPTDDWIRYFVARVYDGKATQRVVDQFRGLVAKAASQYITDQVNDRLKSALGEESGGVQPATTHVEVVDVITHDEAVALDGPDPDIVTTDEELEGFNIVRAIAVAVVAPNRVVYRDSKSYCAILLDDNNRKPIIRLHLNGKSVKFVTTFEAGNKVGTRHDIETVVDIYKFAEVIRSTVRQYDRTADGILAGASEE
- a CDS encoding M23 family metallopeptidase — protein: MGRHRRMSSDAVLIELDPTAPRGRHRGETSGPGAGVKAATVAAATGAILTAGAQLGAGSAAAEPVGAPAQLQLPEGLLPAGIQLPELPPLPDLSQIQLPVLPPAATPQQMIDAVEAVQIPAGLPQVEDAVRAIGDAARAALGSTGVAPRAVKPVSGTLTSDFGPRWGERHNGLDIAAPIGTPVHAAADGVVVDAGPASGFGLWVRVKHDDGTTTVYGHINDYQVGVGQRVVAGQQIATVGNRGQSTGPHLHFEVWSANGTKIDPSTWLEERGVAVTWRGASTTM
- a CDS encoding FAS1-like dehydratase domain-containing protein, whose translation is MYEFVVHGAHLMQFARAIGDTASAFEDVDLIDRTGTGALVAPPTFLMAADHFDPEYARRPRPGVPWLGAQPRGREQPSGFHLEQHFTFHRPIRAGDRLVADSRPGASWEKSGRRAGTMTFTEILTDYRDSDGATVATARWVSAMVERKPTLPSLPTAPVAATLHRGGESTSGADGFAVGSVWATRLVEDLSRAQLVMYAGASGDFHPLHSDDVYARDRGYPGVFAHGMLTMGMTGRAITDRVGHANVLSFGGRILSQVWPGDTLTARTEVTGLREDDERAAVADLAVVTVNQSGARVFSGVAVVGIEGLRDS